The Microbaculum marinisediminis genome includes the window TGAATTCCAGCATTGGTTCGCCGAGGCAGAGAATGTCGGGTGTCATAGGACGTTTCCCCTCGTTACTGGATGCGCGGACGGCAACGGCATTCCTAGATCCGGCCGTACCGGGCCAGACCGTCGCGCAGCGACTTGCTTTCGATGATCAGTTTGGCCTGCTCGGCTTCGCGCATGTCGATTTCCTGCGCCATCTCGAGAACGGCCTCGGCGTGCTGGCGCGGAACGACGACGACGCCGTCGATGTCACCAACGATGAGATCGCCGGGATGGACGATCACGCCGCCCATGTCGACTTCGATGTTCGAAGCGAGTGTCTTGGCGCGACCCAGCGTCGTACCGGGGCACACGGTCCGCGAGTAGATCGGGAAATCGTAGTCGCGCCGGATCTCGACGATGTCGCGGATCCCGCCGTCGAGCACGGCAGCCTCGTGTTTGTTGGCGACTGCGCCGGCGGCCATCAGGCCACCCCAGATCGCCACGTCGACCTTGCCGTTGGTCGAGATCACGATAACGGACCCCGCGTCCGCCTCGTCGATCGCGTCCAGTGCGTGCTGTGGCGGCACGAACTCGTCGGTCGGGCCTTCCAGAACCGTAACCGCCGGGCCGACGATCTTGTTCTCGTTGATGCGCGGGCGGATCTCGTGACTGAGGAGTCCGGATTTTCCGGCCACCTTGTCGACGGCGTCGGCAACCGAAGCGGTCGCGACCTTGCGGAATCCGGCGACGAGTTCGTCTAGGGTCATGTCAGTGTCCTCGTTCTTTCAGGCTTGGGAAAATTGAATGGCGGACAAGGCGGCTCGGATCTGATCACGAGCCTCGTCGGTTCGTCCTGCTTCGAGTGCCTTCGCCGGCAGAAGATTCCCGCCTATCCCCACGCAGATGGCGCCGGCGTCCAGGTAGGCCTGCGCGGTCTCGGGCGAGACGCCGCCGGTCGGCATGATCGGGATATGCGGAAAGACCGCGCGAATCGCCTTCAGGAATCCTGGCCCGCCCGCGGCATCGGCCGGAAACACCTTGACCACCGCTGCGCCGGCTTCGGCGTGATGCAGGATCTCGCCGGGCGTCATGGCGCCCGGAAGATAGGGGATGCCGCCCTTCAGGGCGGTTCTGGCAGCGCCGTCGTTCCAGCACGGCGAAACCAGGAACTCGGCGCCTGCGCCGATGGCGGCGTCCGCGTCGTCCGCCGAAAGCACGGTGCCGGCGCCGATGCAGGCATTCGGGAACCGATCGCGCAGGGTGGCGATCAGCGCGATCGCGCCGGGCACGGTCATTGTTATCTCGAGTATGGAGACGCCTTCCGCCGCCAGCAGCCCGCACGCCTGTTCGGCAATTCCAGGGTCGTCATGGCGGATCACGGGCACGACGCGCGCGGCGCGCAATCTGTCGATGAAACGATCTACCATCGGTTCACCCAGCTCATCGGCGGCTCTCCGGTCAACACGCGCTTCACTTCACTGGCGGCGTTCGTCTGGAGCACCGCGACGGACCGTTCCGAGTACCAGGCGGTGTGATCGGTAATCACCGTGTTGGGCGCGGACAGCAGCGGGTTGTCCGGCGAGACGGGTTCGGATTCGAACACGTCTATGCCGGCACCGAAAATCCTGCCTTCGTGCAATGCGGCGGCGAGGGCGGCTTCGTCGACCAGTCCGCCGCGGGATACGTTGACGACGATGGACTGGGGCTTCATCAGCGCGATCTTTCCCCCGTCCAGGATATGGCGGGTGTCTTCGGTCAAAGGCGCGTGGAGGCTGACGACGTCGGCCAGTCTGCACAGCGTATCGAGGTCGACGAGGTCGACGTCGGCGGATGCCGCGCGCTCCGCGCTCAGATACGGGTCGAACGCCAGCACGCGCCCGAAGCCGAGGGCCCGGAACTTCCCGGCCGTGGCCAGGCCGATGCGGCCGCAGCCGATGAGGCCGAGCGTCGCATTCTCCCGGCTCGGAATCGTCTCGCTCTGTCCGATGCCCCACTTGCCGAGGCGCACGTCCCGGTCACGGCCGGGAATGCGGCGCTGGACCGACAGATACAGCGCCAGGGCATGTTCGCTGACCTCGTTGTCCGCGCCGTAGTCGGGGATGTTGGCCACATAGATGCCCCGGCGCGACGCGCAGTCCAGATCGATATTGTCGACGCCCACTCCATAGCGGACGACGACCTTGAGGCTCGGGCAGCTGCCGAACTCGGCGGCGGTCACGGGGCGCTCGCGCACCATGACCGCCACCGGATCGAGCTCGCGCAGGGCGGAGACCGCGTCGCTGCCGACACCCACCGGGACGACCCGGACATCCTGTTCGGACAGGATGGTCCGTTCGGTATCATAGGTGGCGTAGCCCGGTTCCAGAACGGCAACCGTTCGTGTCGGCATGACGTGGACTCGCTGCACTTGCTTACTGGTTCCGGTAGGCCTCGACGGCCGCATCCAGGCGATCGGGCCATTCGGCGCCGATTTCGCTGACGACGAATTCACGCACCTTCGGCTGGGCCGCGGCACGGAACTTGGCCTTCTGGTCGGGGCTGACCGGAACGACCTCCATGCCCTTTTCGGACAGGATCGCCGTGGCGTTGGCATCCTGTGCCGCGGTCATGCCACGGTGGATCGTCTTGGCGATCTCGACGCACTGGGTGACGGCCGTCTTCTCGGCGTCGCTGAGGCCCTGAAAGAAATCCTCGGACATCAGATACGCGTGCCAGCTGAACACGTGGCCATCGAGCGAGACGTATTTCTGGTGCTGGTACAGGGACGCGTTGACGATGTTGGTCACGCCGTTCTCCTGGCCGTCGACAACGCCCTGCTGCAGGGCGCCGGGCAGTTCTGGCCACGGCACCGGGGTGGCCGACGCGCCGAGGCTTTCGACGAGCGTCACCCAGACCGGGGCCGTCATGACGCGCATCTTCAGGCCTTCCATGTCCTTGGGCTCGGCCACGGGGCGCACGTTGTTGGTGAAGTTGCGGACCCCGTTGTCGGCCACGCCGAACATGCGGATTCCGGTCTTGGCCAGCATGTCTTCGGCCATGGCATCACCGAACTCACCGTCCATGACCGACCAAGCCATCGCCTGATCGTCGAAGATGTAGGGAATGGCGAGGACCGAGAACGGCTTGTAGACCGCCGAGATCGGCCCGTCGTGGACCGCGGCCATCTGGACGGTTCCAAGTTGCAGGCCTTCCATGATCTCCGAACCGCCACCGAGTTGGGAGGCGGGGAAGATCTGGACATCGATCGAACCCGACGTCTTGCCCTCGACGCAGCTCTCGAAGGCCAGCGCGGCGGCGTGCTTCGGCGAGCTCAGGTCCGCGGACTGGAAATGCGCGTACTTGAGGTCTTTCGAGAAGGCCGCCGATGTGCCCGCGATCAGGCCGATCGCGGCGGTTGCCATTAGGATTTTTGATGTGTGTTTCATAACAATCCTCCCTTTCAGTTCAGTTGGCGAAGCCGAACAGGTTCGGCACGAAGGTGGTGATGCCGGGCACGAGGATGACCAGCATCAGCACGATGAGCTCGGCGAAAAGCAGCGGCAGGACGGCCTTTGACAGCGCCTCGATCCGGAGCTTGCCGACCGCAGCGATGACGAAGAGAACCGGCCCGACGGGCGGCGTGATCATGCCGATGGTGAGGTTCAGGACGAGCATCATCCCGAACTGCAACGGATCGATCCCGGCGGAATAGGCGATGGGGCCGAGGACCGGCGTCAGGATGATCAGTGCGGGCAGGGTGTCGATGAAAAAGCCGCAGACGAGAGCGAAGCCGGCCAGAATGAGCAGGATGCCGATCTTCGAGTCGGTGAGGCCGGCAACCGCCTTTGCCAGATCCTGAGGAATCTGCAGATAGGTCAACAGCCAGGCGAAGATCGATGCCATAGCGACGATCAGGAAGACCGATGCGGTGACGATCGCCGCGCGAGTGAAGGCGTCGTACAGCCCCCTCAGGGTGAAGGCGCGCGCAACGAAGCCGAGCAGGAGCGCGTAGGCCGATGCGACCGCGCCGGCTTCGGTCGGCGTGAAGATACCGAGCAGGATGCCGCCCAGGATGATCGCGGGCATGATGATCGCGGGCAGGGCGGCCAGCGTGGCATTGCGCAGTTCGGTGAAGTCGGCGCGGCTGTCTCGGCCGCGATAGCCATTGCGGGTCGATACGATGTGGTTGGCGATGGCCAGGCCGATCCCAAGAAGAACGCCCGGAACGATTCCCGCCAGGAACAGACCCGCGACCGTCACGCCGTTCGTGGAAATGGCGAAGATCACGGCCAGGATCGAAGGCGGGATGATGGGGCCGATGGTTGCGGTGGCCGCGGACAACGCTCCGGCATAGTTCTTGTCGTAGCCCGCCTGGCGCATCATCCGCATCACGATGGCCGACGGTCCCGCAGCGTCGGCCAGGGCCGATCCGCTTATGCCGGCAAACAGCATCGAGACCAGGATGTTGACGTGCCCGAGCCCGCCGCGCAGATGGCCGACCAGGGCGTTGGCGAACCGCAGCAGCGCGTTGGTGAGTCCGCATGCCGTCATCAGTTCCGATGCGAGGATGAAGAACGGTACCGCCATGAGCGGAAAGCTGTCGATGCCGGCGAACATGCGCTGTGTCGCGATCAGCGGGTTCAAAGACCCGTCGATCAGGACCGCAGTAATGCCGGCAATCCCCATCGTGAACGCGACCGGGACCCCCAGGAACAGGGTCGCGAAGAACAGGAGGATGAGGGTATTGGCCACGGCTCAGGACACCTATTCGACCGACGCGCCACCGGCCTGAATTTCGAAGTCCTGCGCGACGAAGCGTTTGGCGAAGAACGCGAGTTGGACGAGGAAGAGCGCGCACCCGATCGGGATCGCGAGATAGGGGATCCCGCGCGAGATGCCCGTCGACATCGTCTCCTTGTTCCAGCCGAATTCGACGAACCGGATCCCGAGCCAGCCCATCACGGCCATGAAGACGAACATCACCGCGACGATCGCCCAGCGCAACGCGAGCTCGTATCTGCGCGGAAGCATGATGGGCAGGGCGTCGATGGCCACCAGACGGCCTTCGCGCAGCGCCAGCCCCGCGCCGGCGAAGGCGCCGAGGATCATCAGGTGCCGGGCGACTTCCTCCGCCCACGCAAAGGACGTGTTGAAGCCGTAGCGGCCGACCACATTGATGAAAACGATCGCGAAGACGATCGCCAGGACGATCGCCACCAGGGCCCGATTCAGCGCGACGATCCAGCACTCCAGCGCGCGCAACGCCATACCTCCCACAGCGCATTCTTGTTCGTTGAGCAAAGGCTGGCATACAGTATGCCACCTGTCAACGCGAACCTATATGTGCTAGGCGTCGCCCTGCGCGCTGGCCTAAGGCGCTCGCGCGCCGGCGCAAGGAACGAGCCATGAAATCGTTAGATCGCCCGAAATCACTGACGGAACTGGTAACCGAGACCCTGCGGGACTGGATCGTCAAAGGTGAACTGGATCTCGGCAGTCACCTGTCCGAGGTGCGTATTGCCAATGATCTCAATGTCAGCCGCACTCCGGTACGCGAGGCAATCAACCGCCTCGAGATCGAGGGGCTCCTGACCGTCAGGCCGCAGCGCGGCACCTTCGTCTTTTGTCTCGAGCCGGAGGAGCTGGCCAAGCTATGCGACGCACGCGTCTGTCTCGAGACCACGGCGATGGCCGCCGCGATTCGGGCGAACCCGGACCGGCTCTACGCAAGTCTTTCGGATTGCGTGACGCGAATGACGGACGCGCGCCAGCGTGATGATGTCTCGCTGTACCTGGCGCTGGACACGGAATTCCATCAGCACCTGTTGGATTGCTCGGGCAACCGGTTCCTGAACGACGCCTACCAGACCGTTGCGCCGAAAATGGCAGCCCTGCGAAACCGGTTGGGGCGGCACCCGGACCACCTGGCGAAATCCTATCGCGAGCACCTGGATCTGGTGGAGGCCGTGAAGGATCGGGACACGGACCGGGCTCTGGAGATTTTGAAGGCGCACATCGACCGGAAAGAAGGTTCCTACTGGAACGACGCGACCAGGATTCCGGAACTGCATTCCGCCGACGACTGACCGTCTTGGCCGCGCTGACGCCGTAGGCTGCGGGGCAGGGCAGCGAAGGTCGGGCCCGCGTCCGTTCTGCGACGAGGCTGAGGCTCAATAAGTCTGACGGGAGAAAGTGGCGCTCCCTAGGGGAGTCGAACCCCTCTTTCCAGATTGAAAATCTGGCGTCCTAACCGATAGACGAAGGGAGCAGCGCCGGCACGGATATAGAAGGGATTTGCGCCGTCTGCAACAGGGTGTCGGCTTATAGGGAAAAGTTCACCACTTGCCGGTGTTCGGCATCGACGCCCAGGGCTCTGCTTTCGGCAATGCCTCGCCTTTTTGCAGCAGCTCGATAGAGATATTGTCCGGCGAGCGCACGAACGCCATCCGGCCGTCGCGCGGCGGACGGTTGATGGTGACGCCGGCGGCCATAAGCTTCTCGCAGGTCGCATAGATATCGTCGACGACGAAGGCGAGGTGCCCGAAGTTGCGCCCCTCGTCGTAGGACTCGGGATCCCAGTTGAAGGTGAGCTCCAGCATCGGCGCGCGTTCGTCCCGCGCCCGGTCCGCGTCCTCGGGAGCGGCCAGGAAGATCAGAGTGAAGCGACCCTCGGGATAGTCGTTGCGGGTCACCTCGACCATGCCGAGCTTGTTGCAATAGAAGTCGAGCGAGTCGTCGACGCTGGTGACGCGGACCATGGTGTGAAGGAATTTCACGGTGAGCCTCCGTGGGCGTTAGGGCAGGGCACGGGCATCTTTCGTCCCGAGCGTTCGACGGGCAAACTAAGGCGGGGCGCGCCCGGAGCCAAGACCCGCGGCGGCATACCAGCTGGACGGAAGCGATGGGACTGATGGACGATCTCGAACCGCCGGCCAGGGCGCTCATCCGCATGGTGCGCGACGCCGAACGCGTCGTCGTGTTCACGGGGGCCGGCATCTCCACCGAATGCGGTATTCCGGATTTCCGCAGCCCCGGCGGCCTGTGGACGAAATACCGCCCGATCGAATTCCAGGACTACATGTCGTCGGCGCAGATGCGCGCCGAAGCATGGCGGCGCAAGTTCGCCATGGAGCCGGCCTTCCGCGCCGCGCGTCCGGGCCGCGGCCACAACGCGATCGCGCATCTGGTGCGGATTGGAAAAGTCCGGAACGTCATCACGCAGAACATCGACAACCTGCATCAGATGTCCGGCGTGCCGGAGAACCGCGTCATCGAACTGCACGGCAACGCGACATACGCCCATTGCCTCGACTGTGGCCTGCGTCACGAGATCGACGACATCCGCATGGCGTTCGAGGCGACGGGCGAAGCGCCCGGATGCCGCGCCTGCGGCGGCATCGTCAAGACGGCGACCGTCTCCTTCGGTCAGGCGATGCCGCAGGAGGAGATGCTGCGCGCCGAAGCCGCGACGGAGGACTGCGATCTTTTCCTGGCGATCGGGTCGTCGCTCGTCGTCTATCCGGCGGCGGGTTTTCCACTGATGGCGAAACGAAACGGCGCTCGGCTTGTTATCCTAAATCGCGAAGCAACCGACCTGGACCCTTATGCGGATCTCGTCGTCAGCGACGATATCGGGTCGGTCCTGGAGCCGTTATCCACACTCAACAACTGAACTGGTCATGATCGCAATGCTTCGTCGATTTGGTCTTCCACGAAGATGATGCGATGATATTCTTCTATCGAATCGGGGGCGATCAGAGGGCGGCGGCTGACGTCGTCAAACGTCGCGTAAAGACGTTGGAGTCTGGAATGGGGGCCAAGCACACGCCAGAAATAGGCGTGGCCATAGAGCCAAGCGAGGAAGGGTCGGTCGACGTCATCGAAATCGTCGGCACGATCAAATGGTTTGATGCGGGCAAGGGGTACGGTTTCATCGTTCCCGACAATGGCCTGCCCGACGTGCTTCTGCATGTCACCTGCTTACGGCGCGATGGCTACCAGACAGCATATGAGGGCGCGCGCATCGTGTGCGAGGCCCTCGACCGTCCGAAGGGGCTGCAGGCCTTCCGCATCGTTTCGATCGACGAGTCCACCGCGGTCCATCCCGCCCAGGTTCCGCCGCGCACCCATGTCAACGTCACACCGACAAGCGAATTCGAGCGCGTCGAGGTGAAATGGTTCAACCGGGTTCGCGGCTATGGCTTCCTCTCGCGCGGCGAGGGGACGCCGGACATCTTCGTCCACATGGAGACGCTGCGTCGCTTCGGCTTCACCGAACTGCGTCCCGGACAGACGCTGCTGGTGCGTTTCGGGAACGGCCCGAAGGGCCTGATGGCCGCGGAGATCCGTCCCGACGGCGGCGGCGGTCCGCCCTCCCATTGACCTCGACCATGCAGACCAATCGACAATGGGGCGCGGCGTTTGCCGCGCTTCTTGCGTTCTGGGTTGTGCTCGCGAGCCTGCCCGCGGCCGCGTTCGAAACGTCGAGGATCGTCATCGAGACCGAAAGCGGCACGCATCCCTTCACCGTCGAAATGGCGGTGACGGCGCAGGAGCGCGGGCGTGGCCTGATGTACCGTCAGTCGATGGCCGACGACGCGGGCATGCTGTTCGACTTCGGTGTCGACGAAGAATCGTCCATGTGGATGAAGAACACCTACATTTCGCTGGACATGGTGTTCATCAAGGCCGACGGCACCGTGCATCGCATCGCGCGCAGCACGACACCGTTTTCGCTCGATATCGTTTCCTCGAAGGGACCGGTGCGGTCCGTGCTGGAACTGAATGCCGGCATTGCCGACAGGATCGGGCTGAAGCGCGGCGATATCGTCCGCCACGAGATGTTCGGCAACGCCGAATAGGTGTCGCCCAGGATACGCTGCGACAGGCGCGGTGGCCGGTCCCGGTCGCGATCCAATATGCAGAAGTGGATCGCAGTGGACGTGGCTGCTTGCG containing:
- a CDS encoding DctP family TRAP transporter solute-binding subunit, translated to MKHTSKILMATAAIGLIAGTSAAFSKDLKYAHFQSADLSSPKHAAALAFESCVEGKTSGSIDVQIFPASQLGGGSEIMEGLQLGTVQMAAVHDGPISAVYKPFSVLAIPYIFDDQAMAWSVMDGEFGDAMAEDMLAKTGIRMFGVADNGVRNFTNNVRPVAEPKDMEGLKMRVMTAPVWVTLVESLGASATPVPWPELPGALQQGVVDGQENGVTNIVNASLYQHQKYVSLDGHVFSWHAYLMSEDFFQGLSDAEKTAVTQCVEIAKTIHRGMTAAQDANATAILSEKGMEVVPVSPDQKAKFRAAAQPKVREFVVSEIGAEWPDRLDAAVEAYRNQ
- a CDS encoding RraA family protein yields the protein MTLDELVAGFRKVATASVADAVDKVAGKSGLLSHEIRPRINENKIVGPAVTVLEGPTDEFVPPQHALDAIDEADAGSVIVISTNGKVDVAIWGGLMAAGAVANKHEAAVLDGGIRDIVEIRRDYDFPIYSRTVCPGTTLGRAKTLASNIEVDMGGVIVHPGDLIVGDIDGVVVVPRQHAEAVLEMAQEIDMREAEQAKLIIESKSLRDGLARYGRI
- a CDS encoding C-terminal binding protein, with the translated sequence MPTRTVAVLEPGYATYDTERTILSEQDVRVVPVGVGSDAVSALRELDPVAVMVRERPVTAAEFGSCPSLKVVVRYGVGVDNIDLDCASRRGIYVANIPDYGADNEVSEHALALYLSVQRRIPGRDRDVRLGKWGIGQSETIPSRENATLGLIGCGRIGLATAGKFRALGFGRVLAFDPYLSAERAASADVDLVDLDTLCRLADVVSLHAPLTEDTRHILDGGKIALMKPQSIVVNVSRGGLVDEAALAAALHEGRIFGAGIDVFESEPVSPDNPLLSAPNTVITDHTAWYSERSVAVLQTNAASEVKRVLTGEPPMSWVNRW
- a CDS encoding TRAP transporter large permease; amino-acid sequence: MANTLILLFFATLFLGVPVAFTMGIAGITAVLIDGSLNPLIATQRMFAGIDSFPLMAVPFFILASELMTACGLTNALLRFANALVGHLRGGLGHVNILVSMLFAGISGSALADAAGPSAIVMRMMRQAGYDKNYAGALSAATATIGPIIPPSILAVIFAISTNGVTVAGLFLAGIVPGVLLGIGLAIANHIVSTRNGYRGRDSRADFTELRNATLAALPAIIMPAIILGGILLGIFTPTEAGAVASAYALLLGFVARAFTLRGLYDAFTRAAIVTASVFLIVAMASIFAWLLTYLQIPQDLAKAVAGLTDSKIGILLILAGFALVCGFFIDTLPALIILTPVLGPIAYSAGIDPLQFGMMLVLNLTIGMITPPVGPVLFVIAAVGKLRIEALSKAVLPLLFAELIVLMLVILVPGITTFVPNLFGFAN
- a CDS encoding DUF192 domain-containing protein, with amino-acid sequence MQTNRQWGAAFAALLAFWVVLASLPAAAFETSRIVIETESGTHPFTVEMAVTAQERGRGLMYRQSMADDAGMLFDFGVDEESSMWMKNTYISLDMVFIKADGTVHRIARSTTPFSLDIVSSKGPVRSVLELNAGIADRIGLKRGDIVRHEMFGNAE
- a CDS encoding bifunctional 4-hydroxy-2-oxoglutarate aldolase/2-dehydro-3-deoxy-phosphogluconate aldolase encodes the protein MVDRFIDRLRAARVVPVIRHDDPGIAEQACGLLAAEGVSILEITMTVPGAIALIATLRDRFPNACIGAGTVLSADDADAAIGAGAEFLVSPCWNDGAARTALKGGIPYLPGAMTPGEILHHAEAGAAVVKVFPADAAGGPGFLKAIRAVFPHIPIMPTGGVSPETAQAYLDAGAICVGIGGNLLPAKALEAGRTDEARDQIRAALSAIQFSQA
- a CDS encoding TRAP transporter small permease, with translation MRALECWIVALNRALVAIVLAIVFAIVFINVVGRYGFNTSFAWAEEVARHLMILGAFAGAGLALREGRLVAIDALPIMLPRRYELALRWAIVAVMFVFMAVMGWLGIRFVEFGWNKETMSTGISRGIPYLAIPIGCALFLVQLAFFAKRFVAQDFEIQAGGASVE
- the gloA gene encoding lactoylglutathione lyase, producing the protein MKFLHTMVRVTSVDDSLDFYCNKLGMVEVTRNDYPEGRFTLIFLAAPEDADRARDERAPMLELTFNWDPESYDEGRNFGHLAFVVDDIYATCEKLMAAGVTINRPPRDGRMAFVRSPDNISIELLQKGEALPKAEPWASMPNTGKW
- a CDS encoding cold-shock protein; its protein translation is MGAKHTPEIGVAIEPSEEGSVDVIEIVGTIKWFDAGKGYGFIVPDNGLPDVLLHVTCLRRDGYQTAYEGARIVCEALDRPKGLQAFRIVSIDESTAVHPAQVPPRTHVNVTPTSEFERVEVKWFNRVRGYGFLSRGEGTPDIFVHMETLRRFGFTELRPGQTLLVRFGNGPKGLMAAEIRPDGGGGPPSH
- a CDS encoding GntR family transcriptional regulator, translating into MKSLDRPKSLTELVTETLRDWIVKGELDLGSHLSEVRIANDLNVSRTPVREAINRLEIEGLLTVRPQRGTFVFCLEPEELAKLCDARVCLETTAMAAAIRANPDRLYASLSDCVTRMTDARQRDDVSLYLALDTEFHQHLLDCSGNRFLNDAYQTVAPKMAALRNRLGRHPDHLAKSYREHLDLVEAVKDRDTDRALEILKAHIDRKEGSYWNDATRIPELHSADD
- a CDS encoding SIR2 family NAD-dependent protein deacylase, whose protein sequence is MGLMDDLEPPARALIRMVRDAERVVVFTGAGISTECGIPDFRSPGGLWTKYRPIEFQDYMSSAQMRAEAWRRKFAMEPAFRAARPGRGHNAIAHLVRIGKVRNVITQNIDNLHQMSGVPENRVIELHGNATYAHCLDCGLRHEIDDIRMAFEATGEAPGCRACGGIVKTATVSFGQAMPQEEMLRAEAATEDCDLFLAIGSSLVVYPAAGFPLMAKRNGARLVILNREATDLDPYADLVVSDDIGSVLEPLSTLNN